A window of the Echeneis naucrates chromosome 3, fEcheNa1.1, whole genome shotgun sequence genome harbors these coding sequences:
- the LOC115041077 gene encoding USP6 N-terminal-like protein isoform X1 yields the protein MKKDIETLIAEERAEIILKYATGRQGGVQIDPWEDADYSVYKVIDRFGFMHEDELQAPTAHEVKLKQLEIERAEKWLKMVKKWEKYKASSRMVKRVYKGIPLQLRGQAWALMLDVEKTKKENEGKYEKMKEQARLYSSEIKQIDLDINRTFRNHIMFMDRFGVKQQSLFHVLSAYSVYNTEVSYCQGMSQIAALLLMFMNEEDAFWALSQLLTNQKHAMHGFFVPGFPKLQRYQSHHDQIISKLIPKLKKHLDKEQMSAGIYSTKWFLQCFIDRTPFTLTLRLWDIFILEGERLLTAMSYTILKIHRKRLLKMSLEELREFLQERIVHTFFYSDDVIVEQLQVSMAELRKMKLDLPPPGKLDELPRKPLGQELPVLLSPVQSSGGKSPSASGLPRASLSLHIISHQPDSISPNQSPSKDPKDLDAADDEEVPLPSPDPIIIHSQALLTPDGSPLMGPPPYRPPGSNTAVAAEQPPALDQERDEKRPDVVDSYLLSSTDDSSAAFSTDQSSSTIPLTSSAPAVQAASLDLDPDLTEGLSAVEVAEDRYLVQLLEKASSLGSNNSLKQDCSAAAEETPTPDVS from the exons ATGAAGAAAGACATTGAGACTCTAATAGCAGAGGAACGTGCTGAGATCATCCTGAAATATGCGACG GGCAGGCAGGGCGGGGTGCAGATCGACCCCTGGGAGGACGCCGACTACAGCGTCTACAAAGTCATCGACCGCTTTGGCTTCATGCA tgaGGACGAACTACAAGCACCGACGGCTCATGAGGTCAAG ctgaagcagctggagATCGAGCGAGCAGAGAAATGGCTAAAGATGGTGAAGAAGTGGGAGAAATACAAGGCCAGCAGCAGG ATGGTGAAACGGGTGTACAAGGGCATTCCCCTGCAGCTCCGAGGTCAGGCCTGGGCGCTGATGCTGGATGTGGAGAAGACGAAGAAGGAGAATGAGGGCAAATACGAG AAAATGAAGGAGCAGGCCAGACTCTACTCATCCGAGATCAAACAGATCGACCTGGACATCAACAGGACCTTTCGAAACCACATCATGTTCATGGATCGCTTCGGAGTCAA GCAGCAGTCTCTATTCCACGTTCTTTCTGCGTATTCAGTCTACAACACA GAGGTGAGCTACTGCCAAGGGATGAGTCAGATCGCCGCCCTGCTGCTCATGTTCATGAACGAAGAGGACGCCTTCTGGGCCCTGTCACAGCTGCTGACCAATCAGAAACACGCCATGCACG GTTTTTTTGTTCCCGGCTTTCCGAAACTTCAGCGATACCAGTCGCATCACGATCAGATTATTTCCAAACTCATCCCCAAACTGAAGAAGCATCtg gacAAAGAGCAGATGTCTGCAGGGATCTACAGCACCAAATGGTTCTTACAGTGTTTTATTGACAGG ACGCCGTTCACCCTGACCCTCCGTCTGTGGGACATCTTCATCCTGGAGGGGGAGAGGCTGCTCACCGCCATGTCCTACACCATCCTGAAGATACACAGGA aaCGCCTGCTGAAGATGTCGCTGGAGGAGCTCAGAGAGTTTCTGCAGGAGCGGATCGTTCACACTTTCTTCTACAGTGACGATGTGATCGTGGAGCAGCTGCAGGTCTCCATGGCTGAGCTGAGAAAGATGAAGCTGGACCTTCCTCCTCCAG GGAAGCTGGATGAGTTGCCTCGTAAGCCTCTGGGCCAGGAGCTGCCGGTGCTGCTGAGTCCGGTCCAGTCCTCCGGGGGCAAGTCGCCGTCAGCCAGCGGGCTCCCCAGAGCCAGCCTGAGCCTCCACATCATCTCCCACCAGCCAGACTCCATATCCCCCAACCAAAGCCCCTCCAAAGACCCGAAGGATCTCGACGCCGCGGATGATGAGGAGGTGCCGCTGCCTTCTCCAGATCCCATCATCATCCACAGCCAGGCCCTGCTCACCCCCGATGGCTCCCCGCTGATGGGGCCTCCACCTTATCGGCCCCCAGGGAGCAACACTGCAGTCGCAGCAGAGCAGCCACCAGCCCTGGATCAGGAAAGGGATGAAAAGCGACCTGATGTGGTGGATTCGTATTTGCTGTCCTCTACAGACGACTCTTCGGCAGCCTTTAGTACTGACCAGTCCTCCTCCACCATCCCTCTGACTTCTTCTGCTCCTGCCGTCCAGGCGGCCTCGCTGGATTTGGACCCGGACCTCACTGAAGGCCTGTCGGCGGTGGAGGTGGCTGAGGACCGGTACCTGgtccagctgctggagaaggCCTCCTCTCTGGGCAGCAACAACAGTCTGAAGCAGGACTGCAGCGCAGCAGCGGAGGAAACACCGACTCCAGACGTGTCCTGA
- the LOC115041077 gene encoding USP6 N-terminal-like protein isoform X2, which produces MRRQGGVQIDPWEDADYSVYKVIDRFGFMHEDELQAPTAHEVKLKQLEIERAEKWLKMVKKWEKYKASSRMVKRVYKGIPLQLRGQAWALMLDVEKTKKENEGKYEKMKEQARLYSSEIKQIDLDINRTFRNHIMFMDRFGVKQQSLFHVLSAYSVYNTEVSYCQGMSQIAALLLMFMNEEDAFWALSQLLTNQKHAMHGFFVPGFPKLQRYQSHHDQIISKLIPKLKKHLDKEQMSAGIYSTKWFLQCFIDRTPFTLTLRLWDIFILEGERLLTAMSYTILKIHRKRLLKMSLEELREFLQERIVHTFFYSDDVIVEQLQVSMAELRKMKLDLPPPGKLDELPRKPLGQELPVLLSPVQSSGGKSPSASGLPRASLSLHIISHQPDSISPNQSPSKDPKDLDAADDEEVPLPSPDPIIIHSQALLTPDGSPLMGPPPYRPPGSNTAVAAEQPPALDQERDEKRPDVVDSYLLSSTDDSSAAFSTDQSSSTIPLTSSAPAVQAASLDLDPDLTEGLSAVEVAEDRYLVQLLEKASSLGSNNSLKQDCSAAAEETPTPDVS; this is translated from the exons ATGCGACG GCAGGGCGGGGTGCAGATCGACCCCTGGGAGGACGCCGACTACAGCGTCTACAAAGTCATCGACCGCTTTGGCTTCATGCA tgaGGACGAACTACAAGCACCGACGGCTCATGAGGTCAAG ctgaagcagctggagATCGAGCGAGCAGAGAAATGGCTAAAGATGGTGAAGAAGTGGGAGAAATACAAGGCCAGCAGCAGG ATGGTGAAACGGGTGTACAAGGGCATTCCCCTGCAGCTCCGAGGTCAGGCCTGGGCGCTGATGCTGGATGTGGAGAAGACGAAGAAGGAGAATGAGGGCAAATACGAG AAAATGAAGGAGCAGGCCAGACTCTACTCATCCGAGATCAAACAGATCGACCTGGACATCAACAGGACCTTTCGAAACCACATCATGTTCATGGATCGCTTCGGAGTCAA GCAGCAGTCTCTATTCCACGTTCTTTCTGCGTATTCAGTCTACAACACA GAGGTGAGCTACTGCCAAGGGATGAGTCAGATCGCCGCCCTGCTGCTCATGTTCATGAACGAAGAGGACGCCTTCTGGGCCCTGTCACAGCTGCTGACCAATCAGAAACACGCCATGCACG GTTTTTTTGTTCCCGGCTTTCCGAAACTTCAGCGATACCAGTCGCATCACGATCAGATTATTTCCAAACTCATCCCCAAACTGAAGAAGCATCtg gacAAAGAGCAGATGTCTGCAGGGATCTACAGCACCAAATGGTTCTTACAGTGTTTTATTGACAGG ACGCCGTTCACCCTGACCCTCCGTCTGTGGGACATCTTCATCCTGGAGGGGGAGAGGCTGCTCACCGCCATGTCCTACACCATCCTGAAGATACACAGGA aaCGCCTGCTGAAGATGTCGCTGGAGGAGCTCAGAGAGTTTCTGCAGGAGCGGATCGTTCACACTTTCTTCTACAGTGACGATGTGATCGTGGAGCAGCTGCAGGTCTCCATGGCTGAGCTGAGAAAGATGAAGCTGGACCTTCCTCCTCCAG GGAAGCTGGATGAGTTGCCTCGTAAGCCTCTGGGCCAGGAGCTGCCGGTGCTGCTGAGTCCGGTCCAGTCCTCCGGGGGCAAGTCGCCGTCAGCCAGCGGGCTCCCCAGAGCCAGCCTGAGCCTCCACATCATCTCCCACCAGCCAGACTCCATATCCCCCAACCAAAGCCCCTCCAAAGACCCGAAGGATCTCGACGCCGCGGATGATGAGGAGGTGCCGCTGCCTTCTCCAGATCCCATCATCATCCACAGCCAGGCCCTGCTCACCCCCGATGGCTCCCCGCTGATGGGGCCTCCACCTTATCGGCCCCCAGGGAGCAACACTGCAGTCGCAGCAGAGCAGCCACCAGCCCTGGATCAGGAAAGGGATGAAAAGCGACCTGATGTGGTGGATTCGTATTTGCTGTCCTCTACAGACGACTCTTCGGCAGCCTTTAGTACTGACCAGTCCTCCTCCACCATCCCTCTGACTTCTTCTGCTCCTGCCGTCCAGGCGGCCTCGCTGGATTTGGACCCGGACCTCACTGAAGGCCTGTCGGCGGTGGAGGTGGCTGAGGACCGGTACCTGgtccagctgctggagaaggCCTCCTCTCTGGGCAGCAACAACAGTCTGAAGCAGGACTGCAGCGCAGCAGCGGAGGAAACACCGACTCCAGACGTGTCCTGA